The Equus quagga isolate Etosha38 chromosome 20, UCLA_HA_Equagga_1.0, whole genome shotgun sequence genomic interval TTAACAAACAGTTTAATCACATGTTTGGGCAATTAGACTCAACATCTTCTAAAATTGATTGACAATGGGCagccagaaagaaaacacatctaaagttgtctttttttaaaatttttcatcaatCTCATCACAAACTCTTGGTAATTCAGTAACTATGtttcaaaattttgtaaattttgtcaGCTATAACTTCCATTTCAATTGGTAGACTATTGAAACTTACTTATATGCAATTACAAATTACGTTTGCACCGTGACCTGTTCAAAGTAGATTTCTGTTTCAACAGCCTcttaatttaataagaaaattgttGTTACCATGACACTCTCTGCCCACcaaaatgtgcatgtgtgttctcTTCACAAAAATATAACGAATTTATTCCCAACGTGAACAGTTTAAACTGAATTTGGAGCAGCATTCACAAAACGCCCGTCATTTCGCTTCACCAGAACGAACTTCCAAAAGCTTCACTTTGATTCTGTTGAACTGGAGTCAAAGAGCTGATGTCACGACTagaattgactgatttttctatttcaagaaTCTGAGGATACTGATATCTAGCTGGCACCATTTCACTGTCTGTGGAGTTCTGAGGGCGGTGACACTGAATCAGCCATCACTTCCATTGCTGTACATGcaaccgaaagttcggtctctgaacccgacgccaatccaaataacgagaacagagtcttaagtggaagaggaaaggtttttactatgccaggcacagggagcaaagcaagggctcatgcctcaaaagttgctagctccccgatgaggaatgggtagggatttttatttggggttttgggtaggggaggggggaacatgtagcttgtgcagtttggcattttcccaccagcctgcgtttggccttgagaggctgcttgcagcaaggctgggggagggtgagataggaggatggcaggtgggcatcCTTCGCCGTTGTCTCATCTTCttgtttgaggcgggttcgagCGGCGGGagtgaggagttgaggtctgggaagcctctgctccttaatattcttgagacagcggctttcctggcgaacttcaaggacacatgattagctaaactttagtgtgcctccaactccaggccacctgggcttttgacaatttgtaactcccatttagttgtaaagctcaaggagtccaagtttaCAGAAATAGGTATTTACAcgtgagtggagctagagaagcaggaaagggggtggtgagTTTTAGTTTtcaccccatatacgctgggttcaatgtggggaaactgatatcagggctgatgttaagagcctgtaacatgCACGCACAAGATATGTTGGAACTAAAAATGAGCTGGATTAACTCAACAAAGAGTTGCTCGATCTAAGCGAAAAATCATGCCTCCCAGAGTGATCTCTGACAGCATCTTCTGCAGCTATGTGGGTGAAACTGATGTCTTAGggcatcatcttttaaaattactaacTTCTGAAGCGGCCACTTTGTGTCTCAGGTTTTCCTGTGGTCGGTGAAATCGCTGCGGCCCCCACAGGGATCTAAACATCCACAAACATTTTGTGCAACTTACACATTCCTCATCAACTTCCTTGAGAAACAGAAGGTCAGtacttaaattttcattaaacattCGCTTTTTAGCTCATTGATGCCAGAAGTGCTTAttgcaaaatttaaaagtattgcCAAATAACAAAATGAATAGTTCGTTGTGGGTTTACACCCTGCAATAGTGACAAGAGTGTCCTAACTCCTCGGCACACTCTGGGTCAGAACTCCATATGCCACAAATATTTCACAGCCTCCCAACCCTTAATCTCCCACGTTTCCCACTGACTTGTCAACTAGAAGCCCAGCAGCTTATTCTCTTCCCCGTCTACACTCTCCCTTGGTGATTTCATCCGGTCttgtggctttaaataccatctatgtGATTACAACTCTCAATGGTGTATCATTATCTCACACTCGGTCTCTGAATCCCAGACGTGAATATTTCATTGCCCACTGGACACCCCCACTTGATGTCCAATAGACATCTCAACCTCAACGGGTCCAAAAGCGAATCCTGAtctccttccctgcaaaaaagcCCTGCTGCATCTTCACTCTGGAATCTCCATTCAGTTGATGGCCACTTCATATTTCCAGgtgctcaggccaaaaatctcAGCATCTTCCAACTCCTCCTTTCTCACGACCTGTACCCGATTGAAAATCATGGTGGTACTACCTTCAGAATAAACCTAGGACCCGATCCCATCCCGCCATCTCCTCTGCTACCCTCCCCTGCTAACGTATTTATCCAGGGTGTTCCCTGTTGTTGACTCTCTCCTCTCTAGGCCAGAAgcaccctgagggcaggggcttttGCTTGTTGGATTCACTGCTGTGCCCCAAACACCAGAAcacctgtgcctggcacagagcaggtgctcagtaaatacttgttctGTGGATAAAGGACTGGAGAAACCGGTGAATTAGACCTGGTGGGAATGGCACAGTGAGTGAGTTACAGACAGCATCACATCAAGAAGGTCCTCACGTCTCCCCCGGATGAGGAAAGTCAGACTTGGAGACACGAAGTGACTGCCCAAGGTCGCTTACCCAAATACACTCTTCCAAGACTGGCTCTTTCTTACACAGTATCTTGTGTTGGATGCAATGAGGCTTTGCCCAGTTGACAGAATCTCGAACATCACCAAGCGATAACAACACTGATCACCGTAGTTGACATTGAGCAAGTGCTTATGAAGAGCCAGGAcccattctaagcactttgcacatATTAACTCATCCAGGTTCGGGGAGGAGTTTTAGGGGTGGAGTCCCCAGAAATCCCACAGGGCAGGCAGCTGCTCACTGTGTGTCTGGGACTCTGTGTGTCCGGGACTGTGTGTGTCCCCTGAGCTGGCTGTGGCTGGCATTGCTGGCAGGCGCCCACAAATCCACGAGTTCAGGACGTGCTCTCATCTCTCCACGGTATTAGACGGCTGGGAGACGTGGTCCGCTTCTTTCCCACCATATCCCTCTCCCACTGAAATGCAGTGCGGGCACCTGGGAGGCTATGAGCATGGACTTTGGGGTCAGTGCAGACTGGCCCTGTCGCTCACCAGCTATGTCTCCTCAGACAAGTCATTAACTTCTGAGCCTGGTTTACCCATCTACCAATAGTGGGGACCAAACGTGCAGcagaatagaacagaacagaaggactgcctgggtctgaatccaGGCTCTGCTACCAATCTGCTGTGTGACCGTGGACAAATAACTCAGCCTCTCAGTGCCCCATTTTCCCATCAATCAAATGGTGATTGCAATGgccctacctcacagggctgttgagaagattaaatgaaaaaatatgcaaatgtaaaactcttagaatggTGCCTAGAACATAGAGaccatttaataaatgttagttattctTTCATTACTTGTATTTTTCAAGCCCAGCTCAAGAACCTTTTCGTTCTCTAAACCATCCACCATTGCCCGCCCCATCCACCCTACTGGTCCTAGCCCCAGTAGATCAGCTCCCTGCTGGCCAGGCCTCTTCCTAGCCCCTGGTTGATTTCATCTTGGGTCATCAGCCACTGCCTCCATGTCTGCATCCCTCTAGACAGTGAGCGCCTGCAGGCTGGGGGCTGCTCTGTcctgttctctgtatctccagcacctggcaATGTGCTGGCAcaagtaggtgctcattaaatgtttgttaaaccgTTGTTGATAATAATAAGGCTGTTAATAAGATTAATTGCACCTTCCATTgagtgcttcctctgtgccaggcaaccATGCCAAGCTCTCCAGAGACACCATCACCAGTCCCTGCCATAATCACACAAGAGGGATGCTGTTAGCTCTGATtgtcagagaggaaaataaaagtcagTGGGTCTAGGTGGCCCACACCATCTGGTTgtgtcaggatttgaactcaggttcCAAAGCCTTGGTCTTTTTCTTTataccaggggtcagcaaacttttcctctaagggaagagatggcaaatattttcatctctgcAGGCCAcgcagtctctgttgcaactactcaactctgctcttATAACACGCAAGCAGCCGTGGACACTACGTAAATGAATGGGGGTGGccgtgtgccaataaaactttattttccaaaactggccgcgggctggatttggccctcCGGCTGTAGGGGGCAGCCTCTCGTGTTATGCTACGTGCTGTTCGTTGCAGGTCACTGTGGATGGCATCCCGGACCCTCCTGGAGTTCCAGTCCTCCAACCAGAGTCAGCTCTTGCCTCCAAATGCCACATCGTGTGACAACCTTCAGGAAGCCTGGGACCTGCTGCACAGAGTGTTACCAGCCTTTATCATCGCCATCTGCTTCTGCGGCCTCGGGGGGAACCTCTTTGTGCTGTCGGTCTTCCTCTTGCCCCGGCGGCGCCTGAACGTGGCAGAAATCTACCTGGCGAACCTGGCGGCCTCCGATCTGGTGTTTGTCTTGGGCTTGCCCTTCTGGGCAGAGAACATCTGGAACCAGTTCCACTGGCCTTTCGGAGCCCTCCTCTGCCGCGTCGTCAATGGAGTCATCAAGGCCAATTTGTTCATCAGCATCTTCCTGGTGGTGGCCATCAGCCAGGACCGCTACTGCGTGCTGGTGCACCCCATGGCCAgcaggaggcggcggcggcggcggcaggccCAGGCCATCTGCGTGCTCATCTGGGTCATGGGGGGCCTCCTGAGTGTCCCCACGTTCCTACTCCGCTCCATCAAAACTGTCCCGGAGCTGAACATCTCTGCctgtgtgctggggctcccccacGAGGCCTGGAACTTCGCGAGGATCGTGGAGTTGAACGTGCTGGCCTTCCTCCTGCCGCTGGCTGCCATCATCTTCTTCAACTACCACATCCTGGCCTCTCTGAGAGTGCAGACAGAGGTCAGCAGGACGAGGCACGGGGGCCCCACGGATGGCAAGACCACGGTGCTCATCCTCGTGCTCGTGGCTACCTTCCTGGTCTGCTGGACCCCTTACCACCTCTTTGCCTTCCTAGAATTCCTGTTCCAGGTGCGGGCTGTCCGAAGCTGCTTCTGGGAGAACTTCATCGACCTGGGCCTGCAGTGCACCAACTTCTTTGCTTTCATCAACAGCTGCCTGAATCCAGTGATTTATGTCTTTGTGGGCCAGCTTTTCAGGACCAAGGTGTGGGAACTTTATAAACAATGCACCCCTAGAAGTCTTACTCCAATGTCCTCATCCCACAGGAAAGAAATCCTCCAACTTTTCTGGCGGAATTAAACAGCAGTGAGCCAAGATGCTTGGCTTCCTTATCAATTATTTCTGATGCAATAAATACTATGGTGGTAGGCTGAATAAGGGCCCCCCCAGATAAGCAGGACGTAGTCCCTGGAAACTGtgaatttatttttggtaatGGAGACTTTGCAGGTGCAATTAAACTAAGGATCTTgcaatggggagattatcctggattagctgggtgggcccaatgtaatcgcAAAGACCTTTATAAAAGGTAAGCAGAAATGGCGGAGtcagagaaggccatgtgacaacagaagcatgAGGTTGGAGCGATGCAAGGAAGGCACCCcctagaggctggaaaaggcaaggaaatggattctcctccGGAGCCTGCGGAAGGAACCAGCCCCGCTCGCATCTTGGCTTTAGTGCAGCGAGATTGATTTGGGATGTCTGTCCTCCAGAGCCAtacataataaatttgtgttgtcttaACTCATAAAGTCTGtagtcatttgttacagcagcaacaggaaactaatacacatttCCAGTAAGGGTCTCTTCTCACATTTCCACTTGCCTGTCCAAAATTTTCTAGGTTAACTGCTGGGAATACAGAGATGATAAAGCTAGAGATCCTATCCAGAAGGAATTTACATAGATCTAAATAATTATAGTgtcaaaaaagaaagtgataaatCGCATGAGCACGCCACAGATCCTGTACCCTGAGTATTCAGAGGGAAAGAGGATGGGGTCCTGCTGGGGTATCAGGACAGCCGTTGTGAAGGGAGTAAACTGTGAGCTAAGTTTTACACCGTAGAATCTGGATACGTGGAGAGGGAGGAAGCGCTGGTGGAGACATCACCGAGACACACAGGTAGAAAAGTGTGGTCCCCACCGAAGAATATCTACCGAACACCGAATGCATCGGCTCTCTTCTTGCTACCAGGAGCCCAATGGTGAACCTGGAAagtctgccttcaaggagctcgtGGCAACAGGGACAATAATTAGGAGAGTGTCATAGGGCGGTTTGGGGAGAACGGAGATGTTCGGAGGATCTACGATGGTCCAGGGCAGGGAGGTAAGCCCAGAGGTGTCCAGTGGGCTTTGAGGGCCCGCTGAAGCTAGAAAGCATGGATTTCTTGTGCGAACGGCTCTAGCGATGCTCAGCAGGCCCCCAAAAGGCAGGAATGACCCTTTGGTCAGTGCTCCAGCCCTGTAGGTTTCCTGGAGAGCAGACTGTGGTTTGGACGGCCTGGATTTAGGTCAACAAGCAGGATCCAGTCTGCACACGTGGTTCATTTGGTCCACAGAgtgtttaaaagtttttaagttgGTTACCAATATTTAAATCCCGTGAACATTTAGAAGCTCTAGCAACACTGAGTCTGCGTTCGTTCCTTCAGCTGACATTTATCAACcatctgctttgtgccaggcactgttgcagGCAGGAGAACACAGCCAGCAGTAACACAGAGGAACATCCTCTTGGAGTTGACCTGCTGCCCGCCCCCAGGGCACCAGGACAGCCCATCCCCAGGTCAGAGGCTGGAGTCACCCGGCTTGCTCGCCTCCAACGCCAGTGCAATTCCTGAGCTCCCGGCAGGCGGGAGACAGTGAGCAGAGGCCCTGCAGTGAAGCCGCGAGTACAGGCAGGAATTTCAGGCAGGAACAGAGAGtcggaaagagaaaataatgccCAGTCCTCCTCTGCTGAGAGTGAACTGACCCGAATgggccctctctcctcctttctcagcCCCTGCACTAAACCTGCAGCTCAGAAAAAGTCCTTTCTACGGGTTCCTACATTCCAGAAGAGCGTGCTGCCTGAGAAATCAGAGCACTGCTCGTGGCCTGCAGTTCAATGGTAGAGTAAGACCATCACTGGGACCTCTGAGAAGCCAGACGCCTGACGGATGGAATGCACGTAACACTCACCGAGGCCCAGCGCACAGCCCGGCCGCGGGACAGAAACCGCAGACCCCACAGTCAGGACTCTGGTGCCCTTCTCTTGGGAAGGTCAATTATTCATCTGCAGAGGGAGGAACTCCTGCCTTGGTTAACAGGATCAGTGCTGTGGGATAAGTTACTATTTGTGAGTCCCCCTGGATCTGGCTGGACCCGGAGTATTTCACACCTGGGTCCAGGCCCGAGCCTCACCTTGTGGGGCTAACGCCTGGAGTGGAAGGATGAGTTAGCAAATGATCTTCCAGCATCCCTGGCTCCAGCGCCCACATGGGCTCCCGCTTTCTCTCTGAGAAGGGCCAAGAAGCTTCTTCTCCAATCCTCCTCCAGCTTGGGGCCTTTTGTGCAAGGCCACGACTGCCCACTGCCTTCCCCCGCAGCATCAGTGGCCCGTCCATCATGGGCCCTGAGTGACGCCAGGTgcccccacagcccagcctgggggATGCCTGGGTGTTGCAATGGACACAGGCAGTTTCTTGTTCTCCGGAGATGAATCACGAGCTTGATGAGGAGCAGGTGGGAAGTTTTCTCCCATGAGCTACAAGAGGCTTTAAACATCATCGAAATGAGTGTGTGCCAAACTGGTACAATCCGAATAAACTCTGGAAAGTTCTATCTATGTCAATTTCCCAGCTGTGATATTGTACCATATTTATGCAAGATGTTACCGTTGGAGGAAACTGCGTAAAGAGTACAAGGGATCTTTctgtaaatcaaagaaaaagtctaaaaaagaaaatagcaagtccaacccctcattttacagataaggaaaatgaggcccagagaagggcagacacgtgcccaaggtcacccagtgagCTGGACTCCTGGTGCAGGGCTCTGTCCAGACCCAGGGATGCCCATGAGGCTGTGAGGTCAGAGAAGAGGCCCGAGTGCCAGGGATCCCACCATGTGAGTCACTTTGATGGTGGCAGATGGTGGCCGGGGTTGGTtcaggcagggagcagggagccaggCCTACTTTCCCGGAGCTTCAGGGGACAGAAATGTATCAGAAGGGTCAATAGGGGCTCAGCGAGTAGGAGGGGAAGACGCTTCAGGGTTTTAGTTGACAGGGAGCTCAGTGTGCTGTGGCTGTCAAAATAGCTGCTAGGCTCTGGGGCTATATTAATAGGAGTATTGCATCTAAAATGAGGGAGGAGATATCCTATTTAGCTGAATAATCAACAGAGTACATGAGGAGTATTGTGTCCAGCTCTTGGGTGATTCAGAAGAAGGGATCAGACTGAGGAAGGGACTCAATATCATACCCTCTGTGACACTGTGAGGGCCTGACAGGGCTTCCCTGAAGAAGATAAGGCTCGTGGGGAGAGGAGAACAAATGTATTTAGTGTGACCCCAGTAAGACCAAAGGCAAAAACTTCTGGCCCAATCTGAGGAAGAGCTTTCTGATATGCAGAACTGTCCATGATAGCTGTCCCCTGATAGACCTGGAATAACAGTGGGTCTCCTGTCACCAGAGGTGTCCCAGCAAAGTGGCAGGGGACAGGACGTTGCAACGAGGACCCCAGACGCATCTGTAGCACCCCCAGCCTCGAGGAGCTTGCTGCGTGCAGGGGAGGCAGATGAGAAGAGGTCACTCCTCAGGACGAGATGCGTAATCACGGGGTCACATGCACCTGGGAGGGGTCCGAGCAGGAAGGAGGTACAGGGGAGGGAACCCCGACCTGGTCTTGGAGGTAAGTAGGACAATGAGGGTGTTGGCCACCTGCAG includes:
- the LOC124230981 gene encoding B1 bradykinin receptor isoform X2 yields the protein MSCSCCHSNSARLWRLLRGAGTSGGPAGPREGPRPARGLLQTRSLWMASRTLLEFQSSNQSQLLPPNATSCDNLQEAWDLLHRVLPAFIIAICFCGLGGNLFVLSVFLLPRRRLNVAEIYLANLAASDLVFVLGLPFWAENIWNQFHWPFGALLCRVVNGVIKANLFISIFLVVAISQDRYCVLVHPMASRRRRRRRQAQAICVLIWVMGGLLSVPTFLLRSIKTVPELNISACVLGLPHEAWNFARIVELNVLAFLLPLAAIIFFNYHILASLRVQTEVSRTRHGGPTDGKTTVLILVLVATFLVCWTPYHLFAFLEFLFQVRAVRSCFWENFIDLGLQCTNFFAFINSCLNPVIYVFVGQLFRTKVWELYKQCTPRSLTPMSSSHRKEILQLFWRN
- the LOC124230981 gene encoding B1 bradykinin receptor isoform X3 produces the protein MASRTLLEFQSSNQSQLLPPNATSCDNLQEAWDLLHRVLPAFIIAICFCGLGGNLFVLSVFLLPRRRLNVAEIYLANLAASDLVFVLGLPFWAENIWNQFHWPFGALLCRVVNGVIKANLFISIFLVVAISQDRYCVLVHPMASRRRRRRRQAQAICVLIWVMGGLLSVPTFLLRSIKTVPELNISACVLGLPHEAWNFARIVELNVLAFLLPLAAIIFFNYHILASLRVQTEVSRTRHGGPTDGKTTVLILVLVATFLVCWTPYHLFAFLEFLFQVRAVRSCFWENFIDLGLQCTNFFAFINSCLNPVIYVFVGQLFRTKVWELYKQCTPRSLTPMSSSHRKEILQLFWRN